The following proteins come from a genomic window of Micromonospora echinofusca:
- a CDS encoding S8 family peptidase, whose product MGLPRRSVLVGVATLAMVATATPAMAAEPVGTIRAAGGATAVADSYIVVFKDSSVARGGVDDSAQRLVGRHGGSVARTYAAALRGFEVRVGAKAAARIAADPAVAYVEQNHTVSISGTQTNPPSWGLDRIDQRALPLNSSYTYPNTASNVHAYIIDTGIRFSHSDFGGRAVSGYDAVDGGSADDCNGHGTHVAGTVGGSAYGVAKGVQLVGVRVLNCQGSGTNAGVIAGVDWVTANAAKPAVANMSLGGGANTTLDTAVRNSINSGVSYGLAAGNDSGGNACNTSPARTAEGITVGSTTNTDARSSFSNIGTCLDIFAPGSSITSAWHTSDTSTNTISGTSMATPHVVGAAALVASANPAWTPQQVRDYLVNNATSNVVTNPGTGSPNKLLYVVNGDTPPTNDFSVSVSPTSGSTAPGGSVTATVATATTNGSAQSVSLSASGLPSGATASFSPATVTSGGSSTLTISTSASTPPGTYSVTVTGTAASGSRTATYSLTVTGTGGGGCSGTNGTDVAIPDTGATASSSIVISGCARNASSASTVAVNIVHTYRGDLVIDLVAPDGSSYRLKNSSFWDGADNINTTYTANLSSEAANGTWQLRVRDVYSGDTGYLNTWTLTL is encoded by the coding sequence ATGGGTCTTCCACGCAGGTCCGTACTCGTCGGGGTGGCCACGCTGGCCATGGTGGCCACCGCCACGCCGGCCATGGCCGCCGAACCGGTGGGCACGATCCGCGCCGCGGGCGGTGCCACCGCCGTGGCCGACAGCTACATCGTCGTCTTCAAGGACAGCTCGGTCGCCCGCGGTGGGGTCGATGACTCCGCGCAGCGGCTGGTCGGCCGGCACGGCGGCTCCGTCGCCCGCACCTACGCCGCCGCGTTGCGCGGCTTCGAGGTCCGGGTCGGCGCGAAGGCCGCCGCCCGCATCGCCGCGGACCCCGCCGTGGCGTACGTCGAGCAGAACCACACGGTCTCCATCAGCGGCACCCAGACCAACCCGCCCTCCTGGGGCCTCGACCGGATCGACCAGCGCGCGCTGCCGCTGAACAGCTCCTACACGTACCCGAACACGGCGAGCAACGTGCACGCCTACATCATCGACACCGGCATCCGGTTCAGCCACAGCGACTTCGGTGGCCGGGCGGTCTCCGGCTACGACGCCGTCGACGGCGGTTCGGCCGACGACTGCAACGGGCACGGCACACACGTCGCCGGCACCGTCGGCGGCTCGGCGTACGGCGTCGCCAAGGGCGTCCAGCTGGTCGGCGTACGGGTGCTGAACTGCCAGGGCAGCGGCACGAACGCCGGCGTCATCGCCGGTGTCGACTGGGTGACCGCCAACGCGGCCAAGCCGGCCGTGGCCAACATGAGCCTCGGCGGCGGCGCGAACACCACGCTCGACACCGCCGTACGCAACTCCATCAACTCCGGCGTGAGCTACGGCCTGGCGGCCGGCAACGACTCCGGCGGCAACGCCTGCAACACCTCGCCCGCCCGCACCGCCGAGGGCATCACCGTCGGGTCGACGACCAACACGGACGCCCGGTCGTCGTTCTCCAACATCGGCACCTGCCTGGACATCTTCGCGCCGGGCTCGTCGATCACCTCGGCGTGGCACACGAGCGACACCTCGACCAACACGATCAGCGGCACCTCGATGGCGACCCCGCACGTGGTGGGCGCGGCGGCCCTGGTGGCCAGCGCCAACCCGGCCTGGACGCCGCAGCAGGTCCGCGACTACCTGGTCAACAACGCCACCAGCAACGTGGTGACCAACCCGGGCACCGGCTCGCCCAACAAGCTGCTCTACGTCGTCAACGGCGACACCCCGCCGACCAACGACTTCTCCGTCTCGGTCTCGCCGACCTCGGGCTCGACCGCGCCGGGCGGCTCGGTGACCGCCACGGTCGCCACCGCCACCACCAACGGCTCCGCCCAGTCGGTGAGCCTGTCCGCCAGCGGCCTGCCGTCCGGGGCCACCGCCTCGTTCAGCCCGGCCACCGTCACCTCGGGCGGTTCCTCGACGCTGACCATCAGCACCTCGGCGAGCACCCCGCCCGGCACCTACTCCGTGACCGTGACGGGCACCGCGGCCTCCGGCAGCAGGACCGCGACCTACTCGCTGACGGTCACCGGCACCGGTGGCGGCGGCTGCTCCGGCACCAACGGCACCGACGTCGCGATCCCGGACACGGGTGCCACGGCCAGCAGCTCGATCGTGATCTCCGGCTGCGCCCGCAACGCCTCGTCGGCCTCCACCGTCGCGGTGAACATCGTGCACACCTACCGCGGTGACCTCGTCATCGACCTGGTCGCCCCGGACGGCTCGTCCTACCGGCTGAAGAACAGCAGCTTCTGGGACGGCGCGGACAACATCAACACCACCTACACGGCGAACCTGTCGAGCGAGGCGGCGAACGGCACCTGGCAGCTGCGGGTGCGCGACGTCTACTCGGGCGACACCGGGTACCTGAACACCTGGACGCTCACCCTCTGA